In Conger conger chromosome 12, fConCon1.1, whole genome shotgun sequence, one DNA window encodes the following:
- the LOC133105515 gene encoding transmembrane protein 150A-like isoform X2, producing the protein MAVMNHHVCPVENWTYNVTCTEETAKPGFPKTCCTLQDIPLISKCGSFPPESCLFSLIGNVGAFMVVMVCLLRYAQVIEHSHCCWTNTSALVSGCTNALGLVMVGNFQVDHAKTLHYVGAGVAFPAGLLFVCLQCVLTYRVALTALDYWMAHVRVALAAGALISLVLSGIFFIHESFVLQHAAAICEWVFTVDILIFYGTFTYEFGAVNNDTMMVALQHSRHRAAGVIIGGAAGRGGALGSGTKSLKSPGGSSTSTHLNCTPESIAML; encoded by the exons ATGGCAGTGATGAATCATCACGTTTGTCCTGTAGAGAACTG GACTTACAATGTGACGTGCACAGAGGAGACGGCCAAGCCAGGATTCCCCAAAACATGCTGCACCCTACAGGACATCCCCCTCATCAG TAAGTGCGGGTCCTTTCCCCCGGAGAGCTGTCTGTTCAGCCTGATTGGCAACGTGGGCGCCTTCATGG TGGTGATGGTGTGTCTGCTCCGCTATGCCCAGGTGATTGAGCACAGCCACTGCTGCTGGACCAACACCAGTGCCCTGGTGTCTGGCTGCACCAACGCTCTGGGCCTGGTCATGGTGGGGAACTTCCAG GTGGACCACGCCAAAACGCTGCACTACGTTGGGGCGGGCGTGGCCTTCCCCGCCGGCCTGCTGTTCGTGTGCCTGCAGTGCGTGCTGACGTACCGCGTGGCCCTCACCGCCCTGGACTACTGGATGGCACACGTCCGCGTCGCCCTGGCTGCTGGAGCCCTCATCTCCCTGGTCCTCA GTGGCATCTTCTTCATCCACGAGAGCTTTGTGCTGCAGCACGCGGCGGCCATCTGTGAGTGGGTGTTCACCGTCGACATCCTCATCTTCTACGGGACATTCACCTACGAGTTTGGCGCTGTGAACAACGACACCATGATGGTGGCCCTGCAGCACAGCCGGCACCGGGCGGCGGGGGTCATTATCGGGGGTGCAGCGGGCCGGGGCGGGGCCTTGGGCAGCGGCACCAAGAGCCTGAAGTCGCCTGGGGGTAGCAGCACCTCCACCCACCTCAACTGCACCCCAGAGAGCATCGCTATGCTGTAG
- the LOC133142338 gene encoding vesicle-associated membrane protein 5-like yields the protein MEKSSRHLQEEVDEVTVIMQENLNRVEERSEKLSDLDKRSEILRTHSVRFSKTARKVKVEKQKENRKMKLLLAGGVLLAVLVLIIIIAVVCSHSSKSVDGGAKTTIAPSVNASEG from the exons GAGAAATCCAGCAGACATCTTCAGGAGGAGGTGGACGAGGTGACCGTCATCATGCAGGAGAATCTCAACAGGGTCGAGGAGAGGTCTGAAAAACTTAGTGACCTGGATAAACGATCCGAAATCCTCCGGACCCAC AGCGTAAGATTTTCCAAGACTGCTCGGAAGGTGAAGGTGGAGAAGCAGAAGGAGAACCGGAAGATGAAACTGCTGCTGGCGGGTGGAGTCCTGCTGGCGGTTCTGGTTCTAATCATTATAATTGCGGTAGTCTGCTCTCACAGCTCAAAGTCCGTCGATGGGGGGGCCAAGACAACTATAGCACCCAGTGTGAATGCTTCAGAGGGATAG
- the LOC133105515 gene encoding transmembrane protein 150A-like isoform X1: protein MTAWIILPVSLSAFSITGIWIVYAMAVMNHHVCPVENWTYNVTCTEETAKPGFPKTCCTLQDIPLISKCGSFPPESCLFSLIGNVGAFMVVMVCLLRYAQVIEHSHCCWTNTSALVSGCTNALGLVMVGNFQVDHAKTLHYVGAGVAFPAGLLFVCLQCVLTYRVALTALDYWMAHVRVALAAGALISLVLSGIFFIHESFVLQHAAAICEWVFTVDILIFYGTFTYEFGAVNNDTMMVALQHSRHRAAGVIIGGAAGRGGALGSGTKSLKSPGGSSTSTHLNCTPESIAML from the exons ATGACTGCCTGGATCATCCTGCCTGTGAGCCTATCTGCTTTCTCCATCACAGGAATATGGATAGT TTATGCTATGGCAGTGATGAATCATCACGTTTGTCCTGTAGAGAACTG GACTTACAATGTGACGTGCACAGAGGAGACGGCCAAGCCAGGATTCCCCAAAACATGCTGCACCCTACAGGACATCCCCCTCATCAG TAAGTGCGGGTCCTTTCCCCCGGAGAGCTGTCTGTTCAGCCTGATTGGCAACGTGGGCGCCTTCATGG TGGTGATGGTGTGTCTGCTCCGCTATGCCCAGGTGATTGAGCACAGCCACTGCTGCTGGACCAACACCAGTGCCCTGGTGTCTGGCTGCACCAACGCTCTGGGCCTGGTCATGGTGGGGAACTTCCAG GTGGACCACGCCAAAACGCTGCACTACGTTGGGGCGGGCGTGGCCTTCCCCGCCGGCCTGCTGTTCGTGTGCCTGCAGTGCGTGCTGACGTACCGCGTGGCCCTCACCGCCCTGGACTACTGGATGGCACACGTCCGCGTCGCCCTGGCTGCTGGAGCCCTCATCTCCCTGGTCCTCA GTGGCATCTTCTTCATCCACGAGAGCTTTGTGCTGCAGCACGCGGCGGCCATCTGTGAGTGGGTGTTCACCGTCGACATCCTCATCTTCTACGGGACATTCACCTACGAGTTTGGCGCTGTGAACAACGACACCATGATGGTGGCCCTGCAGCACAGCCGGCACCGGGCGGCGGGGGTCATTATCGGGGGTGCAGCGGGCCGGGGCGGGGCCTTGGGCAGCGGCACCAAGAGCCTGAAGTCGCCTGGGGGTAGCAGCACCTCCACCCACCTCAACTGCACCCCAGAGAGCATCGCTATGCTGTAG